One window of Vitis riparia cultivar Riparia Gloire de Montpellier isolate 1030 chromosome 5, EGFV_Vit.rip_1.0, whole genome shotgun sequence genomic DNA carries:
- the LOC117915108 gene encoding protein WHAT'S THIS FACTOR 9, mitochondrial — MVWWLLLGRAGVSGFLYVHQRGSIYQQKFSLVNVKLKWVKDRALDAVVAGERNLRATCTLVSIISSDPHGGFPIYCLSRHRGQLGLPHDIKLATFIRRFPNIFDEFHVLDSGGTRVPWFRLTPEALNLHQEALNALQQNEMDLLNRLRKLLMLTSERILPLQTIDQLKWDLGLPYDYCHSLVPRYPELFSMVCLPDDRVGLKLISWDDHLAVSQLQKNAPFNQKEEDVRKGCLAFPIGFTRGFGLKRKCMKWLEEWQRLPYTSPYSDASHLDPRTDASEKRIVGVFHELLHLTLQKKTERKNVSNLRKPLSCPQKFTKVFERHPGIFYISKKCDTQTVVLREAYDRQQLLQKHPVVEIRERFTNMMEKGLLERSRGLYRRSGINGLEVDPSENVYDDELYDDGRKSESESDCNLLSEYDSDETMHGPC, encoded by the coding sequence atggtcTGGTGGTTATTGTTGGGCAGAGCAGGAGTTTCTGGTTTCCTATATGTACATCAGAGAGGATCCATTTACCAGCAGAAATTTAGTCTCGTGAATGTGAAGTTGAAATGGGTGAAAGATAGGGCATTGGATGCTGTTGTGGCTGGTGAGAGAAATCTCAGAGCAACCTGCACTCTTGTTTCCATCATCTCATCTGATCCCCATGGTGGCTTTCCCATATACTGCCTCTCTCGCCATCGAGGGCAACTTGGCCTCCCTCATGATATTAAGCTTGCCACCTTTATCAGGAGATTCCCAAATATTTTTGATGAATTTCATGTACTTGACAGTGGAGGCACTCGTGTTCCATGGTTCCGCTTGACTCCAGAAGCCCTGAATCTCCACCAAGAAGCACTCAATGCTCTCCAGCAGAATGAGATGGATCTCCTCAATAGGCTTAGGAAACTCCTCATGCTCACCAGTGAGAGGATCCTTCCTTTACAAACCATTGACCAGCTGAAATGGGACTTGGGTTTGCCGTATGACTACTGTCATTCTTTGGTACCGCGTTATCCAGAGTTGTTCTCTATGGTCTGCCTCCCTGACGATCGGGTTGGCTTGAAACTTATATCGTGGGATGATCACCTTGCTGTGTCCCAATTGCAAAAGAATGCTCCTTTTAACCAAAAGGAAGAAGATGTGAGAAAGGGATGCTTAGCCTTTCCAATTGGATTCACAAGGGGTTTTGGATTGAAGAGGAAATGCATGAAGTGGTTAGAAGAGTGGCAGAGGCTCCCTTATACTTCTCCTTACTCTGATGCCTCCCATTTGGATCCTCGTACTGATGCATCTGAAAAGAGAATTGTTGGAGTCTTTCATGAACTTCTTCACCTCACCTTACAAAAGAAAACTGAGCGCAAGAATGTGAGTAACCTCCGTAAACCACTTTCTTGCCCCCAGAAGTTCACCAAGGTGTTTGAGCGCCATCCTggtattttctatatttctaaAAAGTGTGACACCCAGACCGTTGTTCTTAGGGAAGCCTATGACCGACAGCAACTTCTGCAGAAACACCCTGTTGTAGAAATCAGGGAAAGATTCACAAACATGATGGAAAAAGGACTTCTTGAGAGGAGCAGGGGGTTGTATAGAAGAAGTGGAATTAATGGTTTAGAAGTGGATCCATCAGAAAATGTTTATGATGATGAGTTGTATGATGATGGACGTAAATCTGAAAGCGAGTCAGATTGTAATTTGCTCTCTGAATATGATTCAGATGAAACCATGCATGGCCCTTGTTGA